From the genome of Geminocystis herdmanii PCC 6308, one region includes:
- a CDS encoding S1 family peptidase, translating into MAVLSTLLLVGIFWHIKTGQQTKLVEKIKQRGDDILTNNGGLEKNENPQDKINLLHERQLKIKARLITVRIFSSEEKGGSGVIIGEDNGIYYVITNNHVIKDTNVNYKIQTYRNKIYVGEVIWQNNQDTVMDDLALLKFSSSEKYNVAKLKKYVQKNEMVLASGFPFQDNFTQSSNIKYTLGYVKNILHEPLIGGYQLGYSNNIYSGMSGGSILNQNGELIGINALGSYPFLGNHYIYQNGTIIPDKEVAIMEKLSWGISSSSIEKLMNKIQEEGLINFNLNNKINN; encoded by the coding sequence ATGGCGGTTTTAAGCACATTGTTACTTGTGGGCATATTTTGGCACATAAAAACAGGGCAACAAACAAAATTAGTGGAAAAAATTAAGCAAAGAGGAGATGATATTCTTACTAATAATGGAGGGTTGGAAAAAAATGAAAATCCTCAAGATAAAATTAATTTACTCCATGAGCGACAATTAAAAATAAAGGCTCGATTAATTACTGTGAGGATATTTTCTTCTGAGGAAAAAGGCGGTTCTGGGGTTATCATTGGAGAAGATAATGGCATTTATTATGTGATTACTAATAATCATGTCATCAAAGATACTAATGTTAATTATAAAATTCAAACTTATCGAAATAAGATTTATGTGGGGGAAGTTATTTGGCAAAATAATCAAGATACTGTGATGGATGATTTAGCTTTATTAAAATTTAGTAGTTCAGAAAAATATAATGTAGCTAAACTAAAAAAATATGTTCAAAAAAATGAAATGGTTTTAGCTAGTGGTTTTCCTTTTCAAGATAATTTTACTCAGTCATCTAATATTAAATATACCCTTGGATATGTTAAAAATATTTTACATGAACCTTTGATCGGAGGTTATCAATTAGGTTATAGTAATAATATCTATTCCGGGATGAGTGGTGGTTCTATTCTTAATCAAAATGGCGAATTAATTGGTATTAATGCTTTAGGTTCTTATCCGTTTTTAGGTAATCATTATATCTATCAAAATGGCACTATTATTCCCGATAAAGAAGTAGCAATAATGGAGAAATTAAGTTGGGGTATTAGCAGTAGTTCGATCGAAAAGCTAATGAATAAAATTCAAGAAGAAGGATTAATTAACTTTAACTTAAATAATAAAATCAATAATTAA